In Bacteroidales bacterium, the DNA window GACATCAGCCACGTTATTTTAAGTTTCAGTGCTTTCAGTCTCTATAAAGGGGCAGCGCTGATCATGGACGGGCCAATAATCGGTCCCTGAAAGTTAAGGGTTCTCCTTATATTTTACATGTTAGAGTACTAATCCTTCAGTATGGGGCGCCTTCTTGTACTTGCAACACTCTTACTTACCAGCATGCATGGCAGACTTTGCGCACAGCGCTCCATGGTTGCCCATCCCATGGAGTCGGCCATCGTCATTGATGGGATTCATGAACCTGAAAAATGGAGAGGGGCCGATTCTGCAAGCGGTTTTGTGCAAATGGCGCCTCTGCCCGGGGAGCCCTCTTCGCAAACAACGATAGCACATATCGGATATGACAGCATTAATTTATACATCAGTGCACTCCTGTACCAGGAGACGGCAGTACTGGCAAAGGTGATGAACCGGGATATTCTCACAAAGGGAGATGACTGTTTTGTCCTGGTGATTTATCCATATAACGACAATCGCTCGGGATATGGATTCTGGACCAATCCACTGGGAACACAGACCGACTTCAGAATTAACGACGATGGAAAGAGCATTGATGTGAATTGGGATGCGGAGTGGAAGACTGCATCCACAAAGTCCGAATGGGGCTGGACCCTGGAGATGTCTATTCCATTTAGAAGTCTGCGCTTTAAACCGGGAAACGATACCTGGGGACTTAACTTTAGCAGGATATACCTCGCCAATCTGGAGACTACTTACTGGTCGGGCACACTAAGTGATGATTTTAGAGTTTCGCAGGGGGGGAAAGCTCACAGGGATCAGAATTCCATCCTCTGCGAGTAAGCTTTCCCTTTATCCCTATGCAACCATTCGCTATGAAAACAATGAATTTACCGGAGTAAACAAAAGGGTAAGACCGGATGCCGGTGGAGATATTAAATGGCAGATATCCCCCAATTTAACAGCCGATGCTACTATAATTCATGATTTCGCCACTGTGGAAGCAGATCAGGAAAGGATAAATTTGACCCGCTATGAGTTGAATTACCCCGAAAAGCGACTCTTCTTTCAGGAAGGGAACGAGATGTATGGAACCCGGATCAGAACCTTCTATTCCAGGCGCATACAGGATATTATGTACGGAGGCAAGCTAAACGGAAAAGCCGGCAAATATAATTTCAATGCCATGAATGTGCGTTCGTTGCAGATGGACGAGGAGGATGAGGCCCCCTCATTTTTTACCACTGCCAGGGTTAAGCGGGATTTTCTGGGATCAAGCTCCCTTGGTCTCTCCTTGGTGGATAAACGCAATGATTCCAGCTATGTAAGCTCCATAAGCGGGAACTATGTGCTAAACCTGGGTGAGACATGGAAGCTCACCGGACAGTTTGTGGCCATTGTTCCCGGTGATCTGCTTTCGCATTCCGCCTGGTTCATGCGCTTTGCCAAAGAGAATAACTTCTACCACATGCATGTCCGCTATACAGAGATGGGTGAGCACTTCAGGGAGAATATCAACCAGGCTGGATATGTAGTGGATGACGACCGCAGGGAGGTGGACAGCGATCTGAGTTACCGATGGTGGATCCGGAACAAAGTATTCCGCTATATGGAGTTTGAAACCAGGAACAATGTGTTCTGGGCGAGAACTAGCGGGGTGCTCAGAAGCTGGAATATTAACGAATCGGTGGTATTCTACTTCCAAAACCGATTTTCATTAACCTATCTGTACAACAACGAATACAAGCTGTTCGAGAAAGACTACTACAACCATCGACATACCTTTAGCCTGGGTTATAATACAGCTGAATGGAGTCATGCCTTTGCCGAATATTCCTTTGGCCACAATTTTGACCGTGATTTTCAACGGTATTCCCTGGGCGGAAGAATGAAAATCACGTATAAGATGGCTTTGGAGTATGGTGGTGACCTGATCAGGTTCACACCCGATGAAGACCATATGTCTACACTTATCAATGTGCTTTCAGTCGACTATAACTTTACGAGCGATCTCTGGATCAAGTTGTTTGCGCAAAACAGCACCGGAAACAGCAAGATATATATTTATGGACTGGCCGGATGGCGATTCAATCCTCCATTCGGAGCTGTATACCTGATCTACTCTCGTGACCAGGAGGCCGGGATCATGAGCGACCTGGCACAAGCCGATGCCTTTTTTCTGAAGTTCACACTTCCGATTACTGTATTTCGGTAATTGTTGCGTAACTTGAAGGGAACTTAAAAACTTATTAAGATGAAGCGCTCGCAGTATGCTGAAGAACTGTTTCTCTCCGGATTCAATTGTGCCCAATCGGTCCTGTTGTCCTTTGCGGATGACCTGAAATACAGCAAAGAACTGGCCCAGAAAATTGCCGCAGGGTTCGGAGGCGGAATGGGCAAACAGCAGGAGACCTGCGGGGCAGTGACCGGCGCCATCATGGTACTTGGCATGCTGAAGGGAGAAGAGGTGAATAATAACGAGGAATTGAAGGCCGCTGCCTATGGAAGTGTCAAGGAGCTGCATAGCGACTTTTTTGCGGAATATAAAACCACGCAGTGCAGGGAACTGATCGGCTGTGACCTGAATACTCCAGAGGGATCCCGGAAATTCAGGGAAGAGAAGATCATGGAGAATGTTTGTGCCGGATGTATAAAAAAGGCGGTGGAGATTGTGGAAAACCTCACCGCCTGATCCTGGGATATGCCTGTTTACTGTTCTGTTTTCAGTGGATTCGCTGCTTCCCTGTGGAAGCTCTCCTCCAGGGAAGAGATGCTTTCATCTGATTTCAGGAAACTGATTAACTCGGCCAGCTGCTGAGACTGGCTGTCGAGACTCATTTCACCGATCTCCCGGTTGGGGGCTGAACCGTCTCCCGCATAGTGATTGGGAAAGCTGGCATACCACCAGATCCCGGTATATCCATAGGGAATGTCCAGGCGGGCCTGGTCGCTTCCCGACTGAGTGGCAGCACGGTCTGCATGCACCAGGTCGGGCCGGACTGCAAATACCTCGGAGGTTTCGACCTCATCGGCATGTCCCCCGTAATCGGTATTCCGCAGTTTCTCCAGCTCCTGGTCCAATTTGGAGTCATCGGGGCGGAAAAACACCACCGTGTAATCTTTCTGCTTCGCCAGTTGGGTCTGGCAAAAATAGGAGAAGAGGTTGTTATTGCCGCCGTGACCATTTACAATGACGATTTTTTTAATTCCGTTCCGCGACATTTCTTCACAGGTCTCTTCCAGTATTCTCCATACCAGTTCAGCGCTGTAGGCCATGGTGCCGGGCTGGTGCCGGGCTTCAAAAATCTGTCCGAAATAGAACTCCGGGAAAACCAGGGCATATTCCAGTCCTGCTGCCCTGGAAGAGATCTCCCGGGCCAGGATTATATCCGTGGAGAGCGGCAGATGGGCCCCGTGTTTCTCCATGATGCCGGCGGGAAGAATGCAGACTCCTTTGGATAGTTCCACGGCTTTTACAAAATCGGGAGCCGTGAGTTCATTTCACAGGTAGGGGAGCGAACCCTTTTCAGCTTCCTGGGAAAAGGCATTCAATGAGGTCATGCAGAGCATGGCTAAAGTAATAAGGCTATGTTGAAGTTTCATCATTTCTGGTTTTGGTTTTGTGCTTGTCTGCTGCTAATATATTGAATCTATCGGGATTTCAACAGCATTTTCAAGATCATTCATGGCATTGATCAATTTCAGTTTCCGGTACCCGGAAAGGTCCCCGCGGGTGATCCTGCTTTCCACGATCAATCCCGATTTTATCAGGGAGGCTCGCATGGTTCCTGGCAACAGGGGCGTGTCGGAAGTCGCCCATCGCTTTCCGTCCCAGAAAACCACATTGGCATAAAAGCTGTCCGTGATGCATTCATTTTTAACAATCAGGATATCATCGCAATCCCTGCGTTGCCTGAACAGCTTTTCCAGTGCCGAGCGGTTCTCATATTTGTATGGATACTGGATGGAATCTGAATGAACCATTCTGAGCGAGCGAACCAGATGTGGGTGATAGGCTTCATATTCAATGCGCAGGACCTCTTTCTCATAAATTACCCGGCATTTATATGTATTCTGTTCCAGTCCCCGCGGGACCTGGAGAACTTCGGCAAGCCGGGGATGCACCTTCAAACCAAGTGCTTCGGTCCGGGTCCGTTCAAAGCGTTCCTGATGGAATTCCAGATTCATCAGTGTACCTTGAGAAAGCTGTATGGTTTCAATATACCGGGACATATACTTTCTTTAGCATTTCATCATACTCCTGCTCCCAGGAACTTTGATGGGTGATTCCCCCTCCGCTTTTAAACACCAGTTTTTCTCCCTGTTTCTCCATATACCGGATGGCGACTGCTGTATCCAGCTTACTGCCGTCAAAATAGCCAAAAACCCCGGTATAATAACCTCTTTCATAAGTCTCAATCTTCCGGATGATCTCCAGGGTCTTCTTTTTAGGAGCCCCGCAGATGGATCCGGCAGGAAGCAGGCGAAAAAGAATATCTCCCAAATTCCTTTTAAAATTTTCGGGAAGGCGGCCGGTGACCTCAGAACTCATCTGCAGAAGCTCTCCCCGGTGAGTCTTCAGTTTTTCAATGTATTTGAAGCGCTTAACTCTGACCTGGCTGGCTACGGTACTCAGATCGTTCCGGATCAGATCCACAATGGTATGGTGTTCAGCATCTTCCTTGGGATCGGAGGCCAGCAGTTTGTACGCGCCTGGGATCCCGGCATCCATGGTGCCTTTCATGGGGTTGGAAGAGATCTTCCTGTCCAGGATCCTGATAAAACGTTCGGGACTGAATACCACCAGTTTATTCTCCAGGTAAAGTTTATAGGGGGCCCTGCTGTTCGTGAATATTTCAGACAGGGAGTAGTTGCATTCCACTGCTGTGGGCATGGTCAGGTTCAGGAGAAAGGAGTTTCCATAGAGGATATCCTTCATGACCTGTTCAAAGGCCTGATGGTACTGTTGCGGATCGGGTGGGGTCAAAGTCAGTCGTATGTCAGATCCACGGATACTTTTCAGGGAATGATTCACCATCCCCGGCATTTCCAGGAAGAATCCATTGCTGGCAGCTTCTTCCGGAGTACAGACCAGGTTCTCTTCTCCGCTGAAGCTGATCAGGAACACAAAAGGAAGTTCCCTGCCTGCTAATTCGTTGATTTTCCCGATGGTTGTATGACGGTTAAGAACTTCCATGCTGATCCCCCCACAGGGCTACTGCTCCCATTCCAGAGCATTCCGGGCAATGCTGGTGGCATGACTGTCAATGGTGGAATAGAGCGCCAGGATCTCCAGGTGGGTCTTGCTACTTTCAATGGATTCGGCCATGCCTTCCAAAATGCGGTCGTAGTGCTGTTTTTCCAGCTCTCTGGAGAGGGCCCGGTACTCCTTGTGCTTGGCCTTCATTTTTGCGGCAGTCTGTAGATTCGCCTCCTCAAACACCATCAGAGAGCGCTTCAGCTGCTTCTCAATCTTTTCATGAAATACACGGAGCTCTTTTTTGCCCTGGTCGGAGAAATCATAATCCTTTAAGCACCATTTTTCGGCCCGGGTGGCCAGGTTTCCGGAAATGATATCTGCGATTTTCTCAAATTCATTGAGAGAGTACAAGAGCCGGAAGGTCTCTTTTTGTTGTTTGTTGTTCATGGACTCCCTTTTAATTTTTAAAAAATAGGATTTGATGGCATCGGCCAGGAAATTTACCTCCTGCTCGTGAACATATAGCTCGCCCAGTTTAGAGGCATCCTTTTCCAGAAAGGGGAGTTGAATCAGGGAAAACATGGTCCGGACTATCATTCCCATCCGGATGATCTCCTGTTTGGCCAGATTAAGGGCCAGGGAGGGGGTCGAGATCATGCCCGGATCCAGGTACAGGGTGCGGAAGGCATTTTTGCCCTCCTCCTTCTCCCTGCCAGCAATCCAGTCCACGAATCGGGCGACCTGCGGAGTAAAGGGGAGAATCACCAGCATCAGACCCCCGTTGATCAGGGTGTGTGCATTGGCAATCAGCCGTGGCAGGGGGGCTTCCGGAGTCAGCTGTTCCAGGAGGTGACCCAGGCGTACGGTCCATCCCGCAAAGATGAGCACGGAGATCAGTTTAATTAAAATGAAAGCCAGTGCCACTTTTTTTGCCTCCTTATCCGCTCTCATGCTGGCCAGCAGAGCTGTGACCGGCGTGCCCAGGTTGGAACCAAGGAGGAGTGGAATGCAGGCATCCAGTGAGATCAGGCCCTGTGATGCCAGCACAATCATAATTCCGATAAATGCGCTGCTACTCTGGATAATGGCCGTGAACAGGGCCCCCACCAGGATGCCAGGCAAAGGGCTCTCCAGCCGGAGCAGCAAATCGATAAAGGGAGCAAAGTCCCTGAGCGGAGCCATGGCACCGGACATGATCTCCAAGCCGAAAAACAGGAGTCCGAATCCAAAGAGCGAGTATCCCACTGCCCTGAATCTCTCTTTTTTCGAAAATGCCTGAATAAAAAATCCCACGGCCACAAGCAGCAGACTGTATTCGGTGATTTTAAAGGCGATCAGCTGAGCGGTGATGGTAGTGCCAATGGCCCCACCAAGCAGCACCGGAATGCTTTGCCTGAACTGAAGCAACCCGGCATTTACAAAGCTTACCAGCATAACCGATGTTGCACTGCTGCTCTGAATAATGGTCGTAACAAAGGTGCCGATGCCCGCGCCCACGATCCTGTTCCGGGTGACATTTTCCAGGATCGAACGCAATCGTTCACCGGCCGATTGCTGCATTCCCTCACTCATGGAGTGCATCCCGAAAAGGAATAACCCCAGGCCTCCGAACAAGCTGATCAGCAGTATTAAAACCCAGTTTTTCCGGGCGGCTTTGGCCGTGAAGAAAACTTCATTATCGGGGAATCCCTCGGCGATCCTGGCGGAGATTTGATAGCTGCCCGGTTTCGAACCCAGGGTAAGTTTCGTCCTGGCCCGGCCGGAGGAGTCCGTGATAACCAGCATGGGACTGAGCATTGGATTCTCACTCTCCTCCGGCTGTGCCAAAAGACGAAATTCTACCTGTATGCCCTGAACCGGTTGACCCGAGGCATCCGAAACCAGGACCTCAATTGGAGAGCTTAGCGTAGTCCCGCAGATTCCTGATAATACCCCCGGGGAGGAATTTACGGCAGAGAGTGTCAGGGGAGGAAACCATAATTCTTCATGAATGAAGGTGGTGTCCTGAGCCCGGAGGGAGCCTGCCAGCAGAAAAACGCAAACGATATATATCAGAATTCTGTTCAAGCCCGGGAATTGCGTTTATAAATATACGAATCTTGTTTATCACGAGACCAGCTTTTTTTGATACCAGAGGTCGAGTAAGAACCAGATGAGAATTGATATCAGGTAGATAATTATACCTGTAAGAGAAGTGATCATAGAAACTTTCAGTCCGCCCGCCAGCATGGCCGGGGAAACATCTGCGGCTTCCTCGATGGCGGTAAAAGCAGAAAAGAGGCCGATCAACTGTCCCAGGATGCCTGTGATCATGGTAAACAAACCGAGGGATTTTACATACTTCAGCTGGTACCTGAAACCTTCTTTGCTCACTGCCTTTCCGCTGGAAATTGAAAGGACGAAATAGACAGAAACGGCCACGATAATAACCAATAAAATGGTGAGAATACTCATAAACAGAGAACCACCCATAATAAACCATTCTTTCATGATGATAAATTTTAAATGAAACTTAATTACACGACAAAGTTAGCTGGGACAGGGCATACAGCGCAAGGTCGAATCCGGTCCGAAACCTGCATTCTGCCGACATTCGAACTTCCGAGTGTGAATTTTTGCGATATTTAGATGAAATAGCAAATGAAAACCTGGCATCACATATTATTCTGGATTTTTGTTTACACCTCCCTTACCCTGGTTTTTACCAGGTGGACCCATGTGATCGTGGAGGCATTCTTTTTTGTTTCCCTGTTAATGCCCGTCATTATTGCCACCTCCTATTTCTTTAACTATTTCCTGGTTCCCCGTTACCTGTTTAAACGAAGATTCTTCCTGTTCGGTCTTTATACCTTTTATATGCTGGTGGTTTCACTCTGCCTGGAAATGCAGGCAAGTATCCTGACCGTTTTACTGGTAGCGTATTACAATATTAATGAGAACGGCATGCTTATTACAGATGTATTTATCATGGCCGGAACTCTCTATCTGGTCGTACTGGTGATGTCTTTTATCCTGCTGATCAAACACTACCTGATGGATCAAAAAGCGATTGCAGAACTTGAAAAAAAACAAAAACAACTGGACCAGGGTTATTTCACAGTCCGATCAAACCGGCAGACCGCCCAAGTGAAATATGGGGACCTGCTCTACCTGGAAAGCCTGGGGGATTATATTGAATTTCATCTGGCAAACGGGACCAGCATCTCTTCCAAAGAGAAGATCAGTTTTATGGAAAAAAACCTGCCTGAGGGATTTCTCAGGATCCACCGCTCCTTTATTGTTAATCAGTCAAAAATCTCTTCCTTTTCCAGAGAGTTTGTAGTAGTGGGGGATAAGGAGCTGCCTATCAGCCGCAGTTACAAGCAAAAGGTGCTGATCAGGCTGAACGGGAATTAAGCATCCCCGGCTGCTATTCCAAAGCCTTAGACTCTTCCGGGTTCAGTTTCGCCATCCGGGTTACTTTCTCTTTTGTCACGGTATTGGAAGAGAGTACCAGGATGCAGATCACAAACAGGATGAGTTGCTTGGAATCCTGTAAAACGATAAGTCCCACCAGGGAGAACAGGGCCGCTCCCTCGATCACGGCCCAGCGGACAATCATGGCCGACTGAAACTGCTCGAATTTTCTGGCGAAAGAGTCCCCGGCATCGATGGTCTCCATTTTTCGCGAAGAAATGGTATATCCGGCCGGGATGGATACCAGCAGAAACACATTCACGTAGGTGAGGATATCAATTCCCTCCTTAAATTCCGGAATATTCATCTCATTGAGGTAGATGGCCACTACAAAAAACAGAAGCAATCCGGTATTCATGGCATAGAAAATAATTTTCAGGGCACGGTAGGCCACTCTGGGTTGAAACTTCTCACCGATCATCAGCTGGATATTTATACCAAAATTAGTGGAAATGCCCCAGAAATAAAACAGTCCTGGGAATAGCCCGCATATATCCGCAACAAAGATTGGATACTGGAGATTCAGCGCGTTGTGAACCGGAATATGGTAGAGAGGCTTTCGCTGCCTGAAAAATGGATAATCGCAAACAATGCTTTTGCTATGAGGGTAACAACACCATCTTCAGTGCTTTCAAATTTCCAGGGTTGCGTATTATGCCCTGAAAGTGCTTTTACAGCATACTCAACTAAAAATTTAAAATCATCTGTCTTCATTTTTACTCCTTTTATGTTTTTGTCTTGGCGTGTCTTTGCTTGCCGCTAACGGTTGATGGTATGGTGTCGTGCGGGATTACGAAGCGATTTCCTATCAGTTTACACCGACCTTTTTTACGAGCCACAAACTCTCGTAAACCGCTGAAACCCGCATGCACTATACCATTTGTTGTGCTTTCGTGCTTATTTTTATATTAATCTGTTTTGTCATTTATCAAATGTCCACTTTTTATAGTTTCAAGCAATTTATTCATAAATCGAGACGCAGGTGCACCATCTATAATAGCATGGTCAAATGATGCGGTCAAACAAAGATGCTCTCTTGAAACAAATTTCCTATTTATCTCCACAACTTTGCTTCCAATACTCCCCACAGTTATTAGTACTGTTGCACTTCCATGCGGTATAAACCATACAGCTTCTTTACTAAACATTCCAACAGAAGTCACGGCGACTTTACCATAACTTTTTGACATTCTTATATTTTTATCAGCAATCCTAATAAATGTTTTTAATAAAAAAGTCGGTATTAGATTAAGCCAAGTCTTCCCAGATAAACTTCCAAGCTTATCACTTATCTGTTCTTTTGCTGTCTTTATTTCTGTCTGAATTTGATTAGGTGATTTTTCCTGTGCTCTTTTTATTCCTATCGGTTCGGGGACTTTTTCTCCTTGTATATCTCGTTCGACTAAAACACTAATGGTAATATCTTCAAGTACAATAAGTTTACGACCTTTAATAAAAGAATTAAATTCGGGATATTCTTTTATTGTCTGAGCTAAGCAGGATACAATATATGCCGTTAGTGACAGTTTTTTTCCAGTCTTTTCAAATTGCCTTGTTATTTTTTTTCGAGGTTCTGTAATATCAACCTCCGAGAAACTATGGATTGTATTTTTCTCTTTCGTAACAGTTGCAGATGCAATTACTGCTCGTCTGTTACATGTTAATGGCAAACTTTTATATCCCTTATCTTTAATCATTTGATTCTATTCTCATTATAATGTAGTTGTCTCCCAGCATGAACATAGTAGCAAACAAATATTGTAGTGCTTACTGAATACAAGTTAAGAAGATAAAATCAATGGGGTTTATTCTGGATTACGATTATCCGGAGGATTATTGATTTTGCTGAGCTTGCTCAGGCAGACTCAGGAGCCCGCAAGTGCGAACTGGAATTGGAATTAGTGATAAAAAGTTCAGAATGCTTGCGTTCTGGGACAGAGAGAAATGCAGGTGAAATAATAAAAAAAGCAGCTACACGTTTTATTGTGTAACTGCCTCATATTCAAGGTGAACGAGAGAGGAGTCGAACCCCCAACCTCCTGATCCGTAGTCAGGTGCTCTATCCAGTTGAGCTACTCGTCCGGTACGGGAGTGCAAATTTAATCATTTCCCTATAATTTCAAAACTCTTTTACCGTTGAAGATATAGTAAATTTGACTTAAAATGTACAGATGAAAAAGCTGCTGAAGATACTGGTAATCACCCTGGGAGTGATTCTCGTTTTGTTGATTGTGACTCCGATTCTTTTCAAGTCGAAAATTGAAGCGGAGGTCAAGGAGAAGGTGAACGAGGAGGTTCATGCCCGGGTGGACTGGTCCAGGTTCAGTCTTTCTTTCTTCCGGGGCTTTCCCGACCTGAGCATTAATCTGCACCAGGTATCGGTGGTGGGGGTGGAGGCCTTCGAGGGGGATACCCTTGCCGGGCTTCAGCGTTTTGAATTGCGGGTGAATCCTTTCAGTGCCATCCGGAAGGATATAGTGCTAAAATCCATTCTTGTGGAACGTCCGCTGATCAATGCCATCGTGCTGGAGGATGGATCGGCCAACTGGGATATCAGCGCTGCGGCCATCGAGGAGGAGGATGAAGCTGAGGAAAGTGCTGAAGCCTCTTCCTTGTCTGTCTCCCTGAAGCGTTTTGCGATTACAGACGGACGTATTTACTATCTCGACGAGACCGTTGATATGGAAACTTCCCTGGAGGGCTTTCAGATGGAACTGCGGGGGGACCTTTCCATGGAGCAGACAGAATTAATCATATCCGGCGGTATTGACAGGATCAATGCAAAGATGGATGGGATCCGCTATCTCCGGGATGGGGTCTTTAAGCTGGATCTGATTGTGGCTGCCAACCTGGCGGAAAACAGGTACAGCCTGAAAGAGAACCTGATTAGCCTGAACGGTCTTACGCTGGGCGTGGAGGGTGATGTGCTTTTGCTGGACGATGATGCCATGGAACTGGATCTGAAGTTCTTCTCGCGTGAGACTACTTTTAAAACGCTTCTTTCCCTGGTCCCGGCCATTTATCTGCAGGATTTCGAGAGCCTGAAGACCAGCGGGACTCTGCAACTGGATGGAACAGTAAGTGGAGTAATGAAAGACTCTATTCTTCCCGATGCTACATTGAACCTGCAGGTCAGGGACGGCTATTTCTCCTATCCGGATCTCCCCAGGGATGTTTCCGATGTCCGGATATCCCTGATGGTGGATTACAGGGGAGCCGACATGGACAAGACCCTGGTCGATCTCCAGAACTTTCATCTCTTGCTGGGTGGGAATCCATTTGATTTAAGCATGCAGGTCGATCATCCAATCAGTGATATGCATGTGGCCGGTAAAGCCATTGGCAGCATTGACTTTGCCTCGCTGCAGGACATAGTTCCCATGAAAGATATGAGTCTCGGCGGCAGGCTTGAAGCGGATCTCAGGTGGGATACAAGAATGTCATACATAGAGAATGAAAATTTTGAGGAAGTGGACCTTGATGGTTCCCTGCTGATAGAGGGAATGCTGCTGGAGGCCCCTGAGCTCCCGGTGCCTTTGGTGCTGGAGACAATGAACATGTTGTTCAGTCCCAGGATTGTTGAGCTTACGTCCCTGGATTTGAAGATGGGGGCCTCCGATCTTCATATAAAGGGCGAACTGGTGAATTTCATCCCCTACGTTTTTGACGGTCAGACCATATCGGGCCGACTGGCCGTAAGATCTGCGCTTCTGGATGCCAATGAGCTTATGCCTGAGCTGGAGGAGACTGCTGAGATGGACCAGGTAAGCGGCGATACCCTGGTCCCTGTGCTGCCTGATTCCCTGGCTGAGCCGATAAGGGTGAGAATTCCGGAAAATATGGACCTTGCCATGAGCGTGGATATGCGCCGGGTGGAGTATGCCAAAATTCTATTTGAAAATATCAAGGGAGAGATGCACCTGAAGGAAGGTGTGGCGGGAATGGATCCATTGCGGATGGATCTGCTGGAGGGGAGTATGCTCACATCGGGATGGCTTGATACGCGCGGTGAGTATGCCGAAGCGGATTTCACGGTGGATATGAAAAACGTGGATATTCCTGCTGCCTACAAAACCTTCGTGTCTGTGGGGAAGCTGGCTCCCATTGCCAGATACTTCAGGGGGAAAGCAAATGTGGATATGGAATTCCATTCGCTGATGGACGTAAGCTTTGCTCCACTCTACGAATCTATGAATGCAAAAGGACAGGCAAAAACAGAGGGCCTTCAGTTTTACAACATGGCGGAATTTTTACCCCTGACGGAGATCCTGAAAAATGAGAAATTCAATGAGATGGCACCGGATGAGGTTTATGTTGGGTTCACCGTAAAGGAGGGAAGGGTGATATTCAATCCCTTCACCATGGATTTCTATGATTCAGAAATGACCGTTTCCGGCT includes these proteins:
- a CDS encoding 2-oxo acid dehydrogenase subunit E2, whose amino-acid sequence is MIKDKGYKSLPLTCNRRAVIASATVTKEKNTIHSFSEVDITEPRKKITRQFEKTGKKLSLTAYIVSCLAQTIKEYPEFNSFIKGRKLIVLEDITISVLVERDIQGEKVPEPIGIKRAQEKSPNQIQTEIKTAKEQISDKLGSLSGKTWLNLIPTFLLKTFIRIADKNIRMSKSYGKVAVTSVGMFSKEAVWFIPHGSATVLITVGSIGSKVVEINRKFVSREHLCLTASFDHAIIDGAPASRFMNKLLETIKSGHLINDKTD
- a CDS encoding AsmA-like C-terminal region-containing protein; translated protein: MKKLLKILVITLGVILVLLIVTPILFKSKIEAEVKEKVNEEVHARVDWSRFSLSFFRGFPDLSINLHQVSVVGVEAFEGDTLAGLQRFELRVNPFSAIRKDIVLKSILVERPLINAIVLEDGSANWDISAAAIEEEDEAEESAEASSLSVSLKRFAITDGRIYYLDETVDMETSLEGFQMELRGDLSMEQTELIISGGIDRINAKMDGIRYLRDGVFKLDLIVAANLAENRYSLKENLISLNGLTLGVEGDVLLLDDDAMELDLKFFSRETTFKTLLSLVPAIYLQDFESLKTSGTLQLDGTVSGVMKDSILPDATLNLQVRDGYFSYPDLPRDVSDVRISLMVDYRGADMDKTLVDLQNFHLLLGGNPFDLSMQVDHPISDMHVAGKAIGSIDFASLQDIVPMKDMSLGGRLEADLRWDTRMSYIENENFEEVDLDGSLLIEGMLLEAPELPVPLVLETMNMLFSPRIVELTSLDLKMGASDLHIKGELVNFIPYVFDGQTISGRLAVRSALLDANELMPELEETAEMDQVSGDTLVPVLPDSLAEPIRVRIPENMDLAMSVDMRRVEYAKILFENIKGEMHLKEGVAGMDPLRMDLLEGSMLTSGWLDTRGEYAEADFTVDMKNVDIPAAYKTFVSVGKLAPIARYFRGKANVDMEFHSLMDVSFAPLYESMNAKGQAKTEGLQFYNMAEFLPLTEILKNEKFNEMAPDEVYVGFTVKEGRVIFNPFTMDFYDSEMTVSGSHGIDLSMDYTLDMKIARTDLGSGANEMFQGMTLLAAGAGLKIPQSDYIKVLARIEGTFNHPKLSTDLSGNMKSAGETIQEALEEKVTGEIKKVEEEIREEAEKLITDAETEAARLIEEARKAGEALMKEAELQGEKLMEEAGSNPLKQVAAKSAAGELKRQAEKQSASLVSEAELKAAALIQKAREEAGRI